A portion of the Limanda limanda chromosome 3, fLimLim1.1, whole genome shotgun sequence genome contains these proteins:
- the ca7 gene encoding carbonic anhydrase 7 has translation MTGNHWGYGKEDGPSVWHNNYPVAQGNRQSPIDIIPQQASHDPSLGPIVLNYDQCTSTSISNNGHSVVVEFDDSDDRSVIQGGPLDNPYRLRQFHFHWGGKGCHGSEHTVAGNSYASELHLVHWNAVKYRTFGEAAAAPDGLAVLGIFLETGDDHRWLHTITDALYMVKFKGSITDFKGFNPKCLLPSSLQYWTYLGSLTTPPLHESVTWIVLKEPIIVSDKQMGKFRLLLFSGEEEDQRKRMENNFRPPQPLQGRKVRSSN, from the exons ATGACAGGGAACCACTGGGGATATGGAAAGGAGGACG GTCCCTCTGTATGGCACAACAACTACCCTGTGGCCCAGGGCAACCGGCAGTCTCCCATCGACATCATCCCCCAGCAGGCTTCACATGACCCCAGTCTGGGCCCGATCGTCCTCAACTATGATCAGTGCACCTCCACCAGCATCTCCAATAATGGACACTCTGTGGTTGTGGAGTTCGACGACTCGGACGACCGTTCAG tgaTCCAAGGGGGCCCTCTCGACAACCCCTACAGACTGAGGCAGTTTCATTTCCACTGGGGCGGAAAGGGCTGCCACGGCTCTGAGCACACTGTTGCAGGAAATAGCTACGCTTCTGAG CTTCATTTAGTTCACTGGAACGCTGTGAAGTACAGGACATTTGGGGAAGCGGCCGCAGCTCCAGACGGCCTCGCTGTCCTCGGCATCTTCCTAGAA ACAGGTGACGACCACAGATGGCTCCACACGATAACAGACGCTCTGTACATGGTGAAGTTTAAG GGCAGCATCACCGATTTCAAAGGTTTCAACCCCAAGTGCCTCTTACCCAGCAGCCTCCAGTACTGGACCTACCTGGGCTCACTGACCACGCCCCCTCTACACGAGAGCGTCACCTGGATCGTCCTGAAGGAGCCAATCATCGTGTCTGATAAACAG ATGGGCAAGTTTCGATTGCTCCTGTTctctggagaagaagaggatcaGAGGAAACGCATGGAAAACAACTTCAGGCCCCCCCAGCCTCTCCAAGGAAGGAAAGTGCGTTCCTCCAATTAA